GTTAGGCCTGGAGAAGGTTTGTGCCAAAGCAACCCCTCCAAAACCTTCAGGTGATTTTTTAGGGCTTAATGGAATAGCGCTCACGGGCGGATTGCCTGAATACATAAGCACTTTGCCGACGATTTCATCCGATGAGATAAACCCAAAATCACGGCTATCCCAAGAAACTCTCATATTATCACCTTGAACAAAGATCCTTGGGGGACCGCTAATGGAACTCTCAAAACGGCGAATGCGCTTAATCAGCAGACCATCATCGTGATTGAGAACGACCACATCGTTTTCGCGGGGAGGGCCAAATAGCCAATAGGCGCGTGTGATGACAACAATACTGCCGTTGTGAAGCGTAGGTTCCATCGACTCCCCACGCACGACAGCCAACCGAAAACTTATTGCAATAAAGAAAGCAAAGCAAACAAATAGCCCAAAGGCGATTAGGCTTCGTTTTAGGTTGTAATCCTTGTTAGGCTTTTGGATATCAATCATGTTCTTAATCTCATTATACAAAACTCTTCAGAATACTTTCTCAAAAAGTTATACGTGAAAAACCATCTTCTATAGATATTACGTGCAACATGGCGATAAGGGTTCATTAATTTTACGTTTGAGAATCTACAAGGTTCAATTAACTTTTCATATTCTGAATACAATTACTAGAGGTAGAATAAGTGTCAAGGTGTTCGAATGCTTATTTCTACTACACAACAATTATCGGAATTCTGTAAATGTATCACTGGGTCAGAGCTAATTTGTATCGATACTGAATTTATTCGAGAAGATAGCTACCT
This window of the bacterium genome carries:
- a CDS encoding S26 family signal peptidase, whose translation is MIDIQKPNKDYNLKRSLIAFGLFVCFAFFIAISFRLAVVRGESMEPTLHNGSIVVITRAYWLFGPPRENDVVVLNHDDGLLIKRIRRFESSISGPPRIFVQGDNMRVSWDSRDFGFISSDEIVGKVLMYSGNPPVSAIPLSPKKSPEGFGGVALAQTFSRPN